Part of the Imperialibacter roseus genome, GCGGTCTGTATTTCGAAAAATTCCTTACAATAAACACGTGGGCATTTGAAATAGCCTTTGCATGATCCGCTTTGCCCGACACCAAAAACCTGAGCAAGATTAGGAAGTCAATACTGAACCGCACCGGTATTTTCCACCACAGCGATCGGGAAACGTCGTTTTTCAATAATAAAACGATGCTATTTCTAAAATTGAGATAGGTTTTATAGGCATTTGAGCTATCGAGCGTGCCTCCCCCAACATGATACACGACCGACTCTCCCTGGTAGTAAACGCTGTAGCCAGCCATCTTCAAACGCCAGCAAAGGTCAATTTCCTCCATGTGAGCAAAGAAGGTGGCATCCAGCCCGCCTGCTTCGTTAAAGGCGGTAGACCGGATAAACAAACAAGCCCCTGTAGCCCAAAAAACTTCAAGTTGGTCGTTGTACTGTCCGCTGTCTTTTTCAAGCGTTTCGAATACCCGCCCCCTGCAAAACGGGTAGCCAAGTATATCGATAAAGCCACCAGCCGCACCGGCATATTCGAAAGTGTCCCGCAAATGCCAGGAAAGAATTTTTGGTTGGCAGGCAGCAATCGTTTTGTCTGCTTCGAGAAGGGAAATCATTGGCTGAAGCCAGCTTTCAGTTACTTCTACATCTGAATTAAGCAAAACGTAGTAGTCGGCGTCGATCTGAGCCAGCCCAGCCTGATAGCCACCGGCATAGCCCAGGTTCTCTTCAAGGGTTATAATCTTTACATCAAGGAAGTTTTTCTTCAAAAAATCTACCGAGCCATCGGTTGAGGCGTTGTCTATCACCCAAATGTCGGCTTCGGGTGAAAAATCGATGACCGAGGGCATGAAACGGTCAAGATAGTCTTTGCCGTTGAAGTTGAGAATGGCTACAGCTACCTTTGGGCTCATACCATGCTACCAAAGTCGAACCCCGGAATATTGGGCAGAACTCCTTCTGTGCTCTTCTTTATTTCCTCTTTGGCTTTTTCATCAGCCTTTTCTGTCGCCATGTTTACTGCCGCTATCACCAGGTCCTGAAGCATCTCTTTGTCCTTGTCATTGAGGAGTGACGGATCAATATCAAGACTTACAAGCTTCTTTTTTCCGTTAACCACAGCTTTGACCATGCCAGCTCCCGACTCACCTTCCACTTCGATGCGTGCAAGGTTTTCCTGGGCAGCCTTCATTTTGTCCTGCACCTCTTTCACCTTGCCCATCATTTTCATCATATCAAACATATGCTCTTCGTTTAGTTTTTCAGCAGAACAAAATTACCGCTTTTTTTGATCAGTCTGCCTCCTGCATCGGTTCCTTCCACATAATACCTGTATGTTCCCTGCGGTGCCCGGGCACCTTTGAATACGCCATTCCACCCTTTGGGTTGCTCAGTTGTGTAAAACACCAGCTCTCCCCAGCGATTGTAAATTCTAAAGCTAAAATTAGTCACTTCCGGCCCTTTCACACCAAACTCCTCATTCAGGCCGTCTCCATTAGGGGTGAAGGCTGATGGCAGGTAAAGATCGCTGTGAAAAGCAATGGCCCGCCGATTGCTGGTTGTGACAAAGTCGGCATCAACACCTAACCCTGCTGCCCGCACGGTTACATAAGCAGCGCTGTTGTATTCGGAAGTAAGCCGCAGCTCGTAGAAGGTGGGATCCCATACATCGAAAGTGGTCAACAGCGCCATATTGATATCCCATAGATCGACATAATATTGCCGCACACCGTCGGTGAGTGGCCGGTACTGATTCCACGTTAGGTGGAAGGTGTTTGTCTGCTGTTGCTCAATACTGAGAAATACGGGCCGGGTAATTGTGCCTAATGGAGAAATATTATTGCATTCGTCGCTATATCGAATAGTATAAGAATAGCTGTTCTTTAAAAACTGTGGATTGCTAACCAGTTGCTCATTAATGTCGCCTTTGAAAGTAGCTCCTGTACTAAAATTGCTACCGTCAAAAGCATAAACTGCCTGATAGGTAGTGTTGGCATTGGCTTGCTCAGCACTCTCCCAACTGAGAAAAAGATCATCGCCCTGATAAGTGGAATAGACACCTGTGATGGGTGCTAAGTTTTGCTTTTCGAAGGAGGTTCCACACACCACCTGGCTCAGGGCAAACCCTACCGGATAGTTGACCCTTACCTGGTAACAGTAGCCGGTGTTGCAAATGAGGGTGGAGTCGGGATACTGCGTTACCCCCGCATTGGCAGACTGATAATATAAGGTATCGTTGCGGTAGATTTCAAATGACTGAGCTGCCGGGCCGGGAGGAACCCAGCTAAGGAGGTTTCGGTACTGTTCGAAGCTGGCAGCCAGGCTTACCTGGCAGAGTGTGTTGGAGTAG contains:
- a CDS encoding T9SS type B sorting domain-containing protein, which translates into the protein MIQRKRFIQLAICWGVLALSVVAHAQNTSKIGRFSVDKTIGCAPLSINVTKLDNFGDISRQYLFEEGISVTNDTTHTFSSPGIYNVVQIVQNAVPRTDTLTIVVNSPEPPQVTVANCRNFSASVRVPASPYDYYRVYYTAADSVDVLAGNYAVPHDYGVAGRFPVRVKGFYNGGNDGCGETNVIINTRQELTDPTLNSIETFQDSTMLISATLNSGISYVLQVSENNESTFSEISLVFQGNQILLDQLLPMTNDYCFRLAAYDPCNNEYYYSNTLCQVSLAASFEQYRNLLSWVPPGPAAQSFEIYRNDTLYYQSANAGVTQYPDSTLICNTGYCYQVRVNYPVGFALSQVVCGTSFEKQNLAPITGVYSTYQGDDLFLSWESAEQANANTTYQAVYAFDGSNFSTGATFKGDINEQLVSNPQFLKNSYSYTIRYSDECNNISPLGTITRPVFLSIEQQQTNTFHLTWNQYRPLTDGVRQYYVDLWDINMALLTTFDVWDPTFYELRLTSEYNSAAYVTVRAAGLGVDADFVTTSNRRAIAFHSDLYLPSAFTPNGDGLNEEFGVKGPEVTNFSFRIYNRWGELVFYTTEQPKGWNGVFKGARAPQGTYRYYVEGTDAGGRLIKKSGNFVLLKN
- a CDS encoding glycosyltransferase family 2 protein gives rise to the protein MSPKVAVAILNFNGKDYLDRFMPSVIDFSPEADIWVIDNASTDGSVDFLKKNFLDVKIITLEENLGYAGGYQAGLAQIDADYYVLLNSDVEVTESWLQPMISLLEADKTIAACQPKILSWHLRDTFEYAGAAGGFIDILGYPFCRGRVFETLEKDSGQYNDQLEVFWATGACLFIRSTAFNEAGGLDATFFAHMEEIDLCWRLKMAGYSVYYQGESVVYHVGGGTLDSSNAYKTYLNFRNSIVLLLKNDVSRSLWWKIPVRFSIDFLILLRFLVSGKADHAKAISNAHVFIVRNFSKYRPLQPKKALKMLTGAYKGIAPLAYLAGNKGYSKLRGRIQ
- a CDS encoding YbaB/EbfC family nucleoid-associated protein; the protein is MFDMMKMMGKVKEVQDKMKAAQENLARIEVEGESGAGMVKAVVNGKKKLVSLDIDPSLLNDKDKEMLQDLVIAAVNMATEKADEKAKEEIKKSTEGVLPNIPGFDFGSMV